AATCGACGGCGCGAGCGACAGCGTCATCGCCACGGTGGCCGCCGGCTACGCCCCTTGCGCCCTCTGCCACAATCCAACCGACAACAAGATCTACTGCGCGAACGGCAGCGACAGTGTTGTCGTGATAGACGGCGCGACGAACACGGTCCTCGCCAGTTTGTGTGTAGGTAGCTCCCCTTGCGCCCTCTGTTACAACGCGACCAACAACAAGGTCTACTGCGCGAACAAAGGCAGTGACAGCGTGACCGTAATTGACGGCAAGACCGAGCGCGTCCTTCGGACTGTGGTCGTAGGTAGCGGTCCTGATGCTCTCTGCTACAATCCGACCAACAACAAGATATACTGCGCGAACCAAGGTAGTGCCGACGTGACGGTCGTAGACGGCGCGACCGACAACGTAATCGCGACCATGGCCGCGGGCAATTCTCCACAGGCTCTCTGTTGTGACACGATGCACAACTACGTGTACTGCGTAAACTACGGCGACGCCAGCGTTTCAGTGATGGGCGGCGCATCGAATGCGTGGGACACCACGGTCAGTGTCGGAATGAGTCCCTTGGCGCTGGTCTCGGTGTCTGCAACCGGGCGGGTGTATGTCGCAAACTGGCAGAGTTCGAGCATCTCGGTGCTGCGCGACACGAACCCCTCGGGCGTTGAGGATCTGCATGCGAACGCGCGGCACGTGGGTGGAGCAACGCTCGTCCGTGGTGTGCTGCGCTTGCCGGCAGCCACAAGCCCCAAGCTGCGAGCGGTGGGCCTGCTCGATGTCTCGGGCCGCAAGGTACTAGACCTGCATCCTGGCACGAATGACGTGCGGGCGCTGGCCCCGGGGGTGTACTTCATCAGAGAGGGGTTAGGGGCTAGGGGCGAGGGGCTGGGGAAGACGCGGAAGGTCGTCATAGCGCGGTAGGTGGAGGCCGAGGCGGGGCGAGCGGCTCCGAGTTGCCGTCACGGTCAGCATGAAAGGGCGTTCCGTACCGGCAAAGCCCTGCCGAGTGCAATGTCGGCGCATCTCCGTTCAGTTACGTCGATTACGACATGCCTAACCTATTGAATATCAGACCATTAGGCGTTGTCGGCCTCGCCTAAGTCGAGATTCCGCTAATCGCCTTGGGAACCGTTCCGGGAACGGTTCGGGGGGCGGTTCCCGACCCGACCCGGAAGAGCATGTGCGGACCGGTTCTCGTGGCGATACGCGAGCCGGTTCGCGGCGTGAATACGACCGGGATTCGGCAATCGACTCCGCGGGGCACCTCCGGGTTCTTTCGTGGCATGAATCGCGCGGGCGTCTGCCGGATGACTCGCAGTGTGACCTCCGACGTGGTTGCGTACGTGGTTTGAGGGCCGGTTCGCGAAGGGACTCTGAAGGCGACTTCGAGCGTGACCCTCTCTCATCACCCCGACCCTCTTCTCGGCGAGCACCGGGAGGGCGAAGCGAGGCGGAGGCTTGGGATGCGATCCGGCACTGAAGCGGGGCTATCCTATGCGAGCGACGCCCAAATGGGGACAGTCCCACGGAGCGCTTGCGTCAGGCTCAGCACGGTACAGTCCCCATTTGGGGCGCTTGGCGCGCTTGACTGGCCGGGTGCTGCCGATAGACTGCCGTGAGACCCGGCGAATGAAGATCAGTCTAAGGAACAACGGCTCTGTGCTCGTCGTGATGGAGTTGCTGTTCCTGTTGCTTGCCGTTACCCTGCTCAGGGACACATTTGTCAAGGACTCGGTGGCGGCGACCACGGTCGTGGCGGTCTGGATTATTCTCATAGCCGCGAGCTACGTGGCCGGCGAGTTCGAGTCAACCGCACGCGCCAACTTCGGCCTGACCCTCAGGACCCAGGCCGCGTTCGGCCTGGCCTACGCGGGTTACAGCATCCTGCACGGGCTTTGGCACTGGTGCGAGCCGGTGACGGTCAAGTTCTGGCTCATGCTCTGGCTGTACCTCAACGCTCTCGCTCCGGTCATCGGTCTCTGCCTGCGCTATCTGACACGCCAGCCGGTGCTGCTGGTGACCGACCTGCACTTCACCAAAACCCGGCTGCTCCGCTGGTGGGGGTTCGAGTGCGCGGAGGTAATCACGCTGGAGGACCTGCCGGCCTGGCTGAAAGCGAATTCCGATGACCGGGGGCACATCGCCAGGTACGACACCATCATCGTTGACTGCTCAAACCCGAAGACCGACTATATGGTGGCCGGGCTCTCCGGCGACTACTTCGTAGACTTTATCGGCGTACCTTCCTTCAAGATGTCCACGTACCTGTTCGGGCCCCACCCGCGGCCGATTTCCTCATACTCGCTGAGCGGGGTGGGCCGGAGGCTGAAGCGTGTCGTCGACCTGGTGCTGTCCGGGCTGGCCATTATCATCCTGAGCCCGGTCTACATAGTCACGAGCATCATTATCAAGCTCGACAGCCCGGGCCCGGTCTTCTACCGGCACCGGAGGCTGGGACGGAACATGTGCGAGCTG
This genomic interval from bacterium contains the following:
- a CDS encoding sugar transferase — its product is MKISLRNNGSVLVVMELLFLLLAVTLLRDTFVKDSVAATTVVAVWIILIAASYVAGEFESTARANFGLTLRTQAAFGLAYAGYSILHGLWHWCEPVTVKFWLMLWLYLNALAPVIGLCLRYLTRQPVLLVTDLHFTKTRLLRWWGFECAEVITLEDLPAWLKANSDDRGHIARYDTIIVDCSNPKTDYMVAGLSGDYFVDFIGVPSFKMSTYLFGPHPRPISSYSLSGVGRRLKRVVDLVLSGLAIIILSPVYIVTSIIIKLDSPGPVFYRHRRLGRNMCELRILKFRTMHRDADKRLKELLDSDPALKKEFEEKFKLTRDPRITRVGKFLRKYSIDELPQFFNVLAGQMSFVGPRPIVNDEVKYYKEHSLVMFRVPPGATGQWQVSGRNDTSYDSRVAMDTNYVQEWTFWEDLKIILKTPRAVLSKKGSY